One genomic segment of Actinoplanes ianthinogenes includes these proteins:
- a CDS encoding GNAT family N-acetyltransferase has product MLRQQDVGHRVVVRRIVGVSEDRPLYTDALGELVDLTETDLTIATDKGTLRVPLREVHRAKRVPPARRPHAAAVIALELAADAAWPAPVRARLGNWLLRAADNWTGRANSALAVGDPDRPLEAAIDAVERWYHDRGQRPMINAPMPLAAPVNATLDERGWTARPLTLVQTAPLAPLLAAAVRADLPPVDLADSPGDDWYAMVAAHKGHLPTAAVRILTGVPEKVFAHVRDADGELIAVARGAISGPDRWLGISLLQTTPAARRRGLGRHVVRGLAQWAAQHQVSRAYLQVEERNAGAVALYGQLGFSTHHTYLTREAPLA; this is encoded by the coding sequence GTGCTCCGACAGCAGGATGTGGGACACCGGGTGGTGGTACGGCGAATTGTAGGCGTATCCGAGGATCGCCCGCTCTACACGGATGCGCTGGGCGAGCTCGTCGACCTCACCGAGACCGATCTCACAATCGCGACCGACAAGGGCACCCTGCGCGTGCCGCTGCGCGAGGTGCACCGGGCGAAGCGGGTGCCGCCGGCCCGCCGCCCGCACGCCGCCGCGGTGATCGCCCTGGAACTGGCCGCCGACGCCGCCTGGCCCGCCCCGGTCCGCGCCCGGCTGGGCAACTGGCTGCTGCGCGCGGCGGACAACTGGACCGGCCGGGCGAACTCGGCGCTCGCCGTCGGCGACCCGGACCGGCCGCTGGAGGCGGCGATCGACGCGGTCGAGCGGTGGTACCACGACCGCGGCCAGCGCCCGATGATCAACGCGCCGATGCCGCTGGCCGCGCCGGTCAACGCGACCCTGGACGAGCGGGGCTGGACCGCCCGGCCGCTCACGCTGGTGCAGACCGCGCCGCTGGCCCCGCTGCTGGCCGCCGCGGTCCGCGCCGACCTGCCGCCGGTCGACCTGGCCGACTCCCCCGGCGACGACTGGTATGCGATGGTCGCGGCGCACAAGGGGCACCTGCCGACGGCCGCGGTGCGGATCCTGACCGGCGTACCGGAAAAGGTCTTCGCCCACGTCCGCGACGCGGACGGTGAGCTGATCGCGGTCGCTCGCGGGGCGATCAGCGGGCCGGACCGCTGGCTGGGCATCTCGCTGTTGCAGACCACGCCGGCCGCGCGGCGGCGCGGCCTGGGGCGGCACGTGGTCCGCGGCCTCGCGCAGTGGGCCGCGCAGCATCAGGTGAGCCGGGCGTATCTCCAGGTGGAGGAGCGGAACGCGGGCGCCGTGGCGCTGTACGGTCAGCTCGGTTTCAGTACCCATCACACCTATCTGACGCGGGAAGCGCCGCTCGCCTAG
- the mshB gene encoding N-acetyl-1-D-myo-inositol-2-amino-2-deoxy-alpha-D-glucopyranoside deacetylase, protein MTVEQTAPDSLPARRLLLVHAHPDDEVIGTGATMAHYVSTGAHVTLVTCTLGEEGEIHVPALSQLAAGQADQLGGWRLVEWERACDALGVTDRRMLGGPGRYRDSGMMGLETNEHPRAFWGADLDEAAAHLVEIMREIRPQVMITYDENGFYGHPDHIQAHRVAMRAAELAGPDGPAKIYWTAQPLSVLRDGMEAFKESESNPFADVETIDDLPFGTPDEEIAARIDGTEHYAKKTAAMRAHATQIPDNSWLYGMAGDFGGEFMGVEYYTLVKGERGPGEGPHKWESDLFAGLDLDAR, encoded by the coding sequence GTGACCGTCGAGCAGACCGCACCCGATTCGCTGCCCGCCCGCAGACTGCTGCTGGTGCACGCCCATCCCGACGACGAGGTCATCGGGACCGGCGCGACCATGGCGCACTACGTCTCCACCGGCGCCCACGTGACGCTGGTGACGTGCACCCTCGGCGAGGAGGGCGAGATCCACGTCCCGGCCCTGTCGCAGCTGGCCGCCGGACAGGCCGACCAGCTCGGTGGCTGGCGCCTGGTCGAGTGGGAGCGGGCCTGCGACGCGCTGGGCGTCACCGACCGGCGCATGCTGGGCGGACCGGGGCGCTACCGGGACTCCGGCATGATGGGCCTGGAGACGAACGAGCACCCGCGCGCGTTCTGGGGCGCCGACCTGGACGAGGCGGCCGCCCACCTGGTCGAGATCATGCGGGAGATCCGTCCCCAGGTCATGATCACCTATGACGAGAACGGGTTCTACGGCCACCCGGACCACATCCAGGCCCACCGGGTCGCGATGCGGGCCGCCGAGCTGGCCGGCCCGGACGGCCCCGCCAAGATCTACTGGACCGCCCAGCCGCTGAGCGTCCTGCGCGACGGCATGGAGGCGTTCAAGGAGTCGGAGAGCAACCCGTTCGCCGACGTCGAAACCATCGACGACCTGCCGTTCGGCACGCCGGACGAGGAGATCGCCGCCCGGATCGACGGCACCGAGCACTATGCGAAGAAGACGGCCGCCATGCGCGCCCACGCCACCCAGATCCCGGACAACTCCTGGCTCTACGGCATGGCCGGCGACTTCGGCGGCGAGTTCATGGGTGTGGAGTACTACACGCTGGTCAAGGGCGAGCGCGGTCCCGGCGAGGGCCCGCACAAGTGGGAGAGCGACCTGTTCGCCGGCCTGGATCTGGACGCCCGATGA
- a CDS encoding TldD/PmbA family protein: protein MSAELQIAAKVVELVRELAGRSAEAEVTVRHHALALTRFANSAIHQNVAEATTGVRLRLHLDGRTASGSSTLTSVDGLRSLVERTLSAVRVTPPDPAWAGLTKPAALHISAGHPGSGEHSGLAFGFDEATARATPDERAARVRAFVDAAGGLETAGYCRTVYVSAAFANTAGQAVEGRTAEAAMDGIARDAGADGVARLAASRLADLDGAALGARAAAKARAATAPAELPSGQYEVVLEPTAVADLLQNFAVFGFNGKSFVQKQSFAELGKEQFDPSVTIVDDPLGSRGEPAPGLPFDDEGTPARSLVLVRDGVTQAVAHDRTSAAQAGTESTGHGTSTSRSWGPYPSHPRLEAGPAPAAGSPGASAAVAESARPLVARMRRGLLVTDLWYTRVLDPKTLVVTGLTRNGVWLVEDGEIVRPVSNLRFTQSYPQALGPGRVLGIGGESVLLPGAWEDARYAAPALHLASWNITGNASG, encoded by the coding sequence ATGAGCGCCGAGCTGCAGATTGCCGCGAAGGTGGTGGAGCTGGTCCGGGAGCTGGCCGGCCGGTCCGCCGAGGCCGAGGTCACGGTTCGGCACCACGCGCTCGCGCTGACCCGATTCGCCAACTCGGCGATCCACCAGAACGTCGCCGAGGCGACCACCGGGGTCCGGCTGCGGCTGCACCTGGACGGCCGGACGGCCAGCGGCTCCAGCACGCTGACCAGCGTCGACGGGCTGCGCTCGCTGGTCGAGCGGACCCTGTCGGCGGTCCGGGTCACCCCGCCCGACCCGGCCTGGGCCGGTCTCACCAAACCGGCCGCGCTGCACATCTCGGCCGGTCACCCGGGCTCCGGCGAGCATTCCGGGCTGGCCTTCGGCTTCGACGAGGCGACCGCCCGGGCCACCCCGGACGAGCGGGCCGCACGGGTCCGCGCGTTCGTCGACGCCGCCGGCGGCCTGGAGACCGCGGGGTACTGCCGCACCGTCTACGTCTCCGCCGCTTTCGCCAACACGGCCGGTCAGGCCGTGGAGGGCCGCACCGCGGAGGCCGCGATGGACGGCATCGCCCGCGACGCCGGCGCCGACGGCGTGGCCCGGCTGGCCGCGTCCCGGCTCGCCGACCTGGACGGTGCCGCGCTGGGCGCCCGCGCGGCGGCCAAGGCACGCGCCGCCACCGCCCCCGCCGAGCTGCCCTCGGGGCAGTATGAGGTGGTCCTGGAGCCGACCGCGGTCGCCGACCTGTTGCAGAACTTCGCGGTCTTCGGCTTCAACGGCAAGTCGTTCGTGCAGAAGCAGTCCTTCGCCGAGCTGGGCAAGGAGCAGTTCGACCCGTCGGTGACCATCGTGGACGACCCGCTGGGCAGCCGTGGTGAGCCGGCGCCCGGCCTGCCGTTCGACGACGAGGGCACCCCGGCCCGGTCACTGGTGCTGGTCCGCGACGGGGTGACCCAGGCGGTGGCGCACGACCGGACGTCGGCGGCGCAGGCCGGCACCGAGTCGACCGGGCACGGCACGTCCACCTCCCGCTCCTGGGGGCCGTACCCGTCGCATCCGCGCCTGGAGGCCGGCCCGGCGCCGGCCGCCGGCAGTCCGGGCGCGTCGGCCGCGGTCGCCGAGTCGGCGCGCCCGCTGGTCGCCCGGATGCGGCGCGGCCTGCTGGTCACCGACCTCTGGTACACCCGGGTCCTGGATCCGAAGACGCTGGTGGTGACCGGGCTGACCCGCAACGGGGTGTGGCTGGTCGAGGACGGCGAGATCGTCCGGCCGGTGAGCAACCTGCGGTTCACCCAGTCGTACCCGCAGGCGCTGGGCCCGGGCCGGGTGCTCGGGATCGGCGGCGAGTCGGTGCTGCTGCCCGGCGCCTGGGAGGACGCGCGTTACGCCGCGCCCGCGCTGCACCTGGCGTCCTGGAACATCACCGGCAACGCATCTGGATAG
- a CDS encoding prolyl oligopeptidase family serine peptidase, which yields MTVGADGARVAFLRSSGAFQPDPALWVLDLTSLDEHLIAPGPVDSYAIDRDARTAAFARGGRLFRADLISGAVTAVPTGEPVYDPRPDPQGVRIGYVTDPGGSATLRVHGPDGDRLLAGEPGSAWREHGGSIAWGVAGTGAGEFGRTRGWWWSPDGNQVLAVRTAGSTSLHLLDLDDGWVDVHWDRETYPHLAQVRWAGGGPLITVLRRMQQHGLVLSVDPRTGETQVHAELADARWVEPIPGTPRHLPDGRVLVGGELAHDGFDARCLFADGSLLTPPGLYVRRVAGTLPRAAGPAGAPDLIVEGSMGDPAVREVFRVRTSLGGGGPEVTRLTGEFSGDLVAGGDVLIAGDQVWRGDRRIGTLRTVAAELPYRPEPVFERVTDRRLPAGVLYPAGHLGGSLPVLVALGDGPGHQQVRAEDAAWQERQWWADAGFAVLSIDSRGTPGVAPSFEKAVHRRLADLALADLVDGLHALTGKHPDLDLGRVAVRGRGLGGWLAALAVLRRPDVFRCGVAREPVRDWTALPRPIAERYLGDPADSAHVYRNHSLTEALTDAEPHGPLLMAGPELTLSGERDWFREQLAG from the coding sequence GTGACGGTCGGCGCCGACGGCGCGCGGGTCGCCTTCCTCCGCTCGTCCGGCGCCTTCCAGCCGGATCCGGCGCTCTGGGTGCTCGACCTGACCTCGCTCGACGAGCACCTGATCGCGCCGGGACCGGTCGACTCGTACGCGATCGACCGGGACGCCCGGACCGCGGCGTTCGCCCGGGGCGGCCGGCTGTTCCGGGCCGACCTGATCTCCGGGGCGGTGACCGCGGTCCCGACCGGCGAGCCGGTGTACGACCCGCGGCCCGACCCGCAGGGCGTCCGGATCGGCTACGTCACCGACCCGGGCGGGTCGGCGACGCTGCGGGTGCACGGGCCGGACGGCGATCGGCTGCTGGCCGGCGAGCCGGGCAGCGCCTGGCGCGAGCACGGCGGCAGCATCGCCTGGGGAGTCGCCGGGACCGGCGCGGGCGAGTTCGGCCGGACCCGGGGCTGGTGGTGGTCGCCGGACGGGAACCAGGTGCTGGCCGTCCGGACCGCCGGGTCGACCAGCCTGCACCTGCTCGACCTGGACGACGGCTGGGTGGACGTGCACTGGGACCGGGAGACGTACCCGCATCTGGCGCAGGTGCGCTGGGCCGGGGGCGGGCCGTTGATCACCGTGCTGCGCCGGATGCAGCAGCACGGCCTGGTGCTGTCGGTGGACCCGCGGACCGGGGAGACCCAGGTGCACGCGGAGCTCGCCGACGCCCGCTGGGTGGAACCGATCCCGGGCACGCCGCGGCACCTGCCGGACGGCCGGGTGCTGGTCGGCGGCGAGCTGGCGCACGACGGGTTCGACGCGCGCTGCCTGTTCGCCGACGGCAGCCTGCTCACCCCGCCCGGGCTGTACGTGCGGCGGGTGGCCGGCACGCTGCCCCGCGCGGCGGGACCGGCCGGGGCGCCGGACCTGATCGTCGAGGGGAGCATGGGTGACCCGGCGGTGCGGGAGGTGTTCCGGGTGCGTACCTCGCTGGGCGGGGGCGGGCCGGAGGTGACCCGGCTGACCGGGGAGTTCTCCGGCGACCTCGTCGCCGGTGGGGACGTGCTGATCGCCGGGGACCAGGTGTGGCGGGGCGACCGGCGGATCGGGACGCTGCGAACGGTGGCGGCGGAGTTGCCGTACCGGCCGGAGCCGGTGTTCGAGCGGGTCACCGACCGGCGGCTGCCGGCCGGCGTGCTCTACCCTGCCGGGCACCTCGGCGGCAGCCTGCCGGTGCTGGTCGCGCTCGGCGACGGCCCGGGACACCAGCAGGTCCGCGCGGAGGACGCCGCCTGGCAGGAACGGCAGTGGTGGGCCGATGCGGGGTTCGCCGTGCTGAGCATCGACTCGCGGGGCACGCCCGGGGTGGCGCCCAGCTTCGAGAAGGCGGTGCACCGGCGCCTCGCCGACCTGGCCCTCGCCGACCTGGTGGACGGCCTGCACGCGCTCACCGGCAAGCACCCGGACCTGGACCTGGGCCGGGTCGCGGTGCGCGGCCGGGGGCTGGGCGGCTGGCTGGCCGCGCTCGCGGTGCTGCGCCGGCCGGACGTGTTCCGCTGCGGGGTGGCCCGGGAACCGGTGCGGGACTGGACGGCGCTGCCGCGGCCGATCGCCGAGCGGTACCTGGGCGATCCGGCCGACTCGGCGCACGTCTACCGCAACCACAGCCTGACCGAGGCGCTCACCGACGCCGAGCCGCACGGCCCGCTGCTGATGGCCGGCCCCGAGCTGACCCTGTCCGGTGAGCGCGACTGGTTCCGGGAACAGTTGGCCGGCTGA
- a CDS encoding TldD/PmbA family protein, giving the protein MSHFDEAGAAVQAALDAGARYADARVMVCRTESMTARDGAVEDLGSDESAGLGVRALVGSSWGFYAVPDLSEPAARAAGRRAAQIAAASARVAGPPAELMPSAPVTASWASDCAIDPLSVPLSDKGDLLVRATLAAKEAGADLAQAGYAIWDTHKWFVSSEGHRIDQHIRECGGGVTANAIGDGEVQRRSLPGQYGTRGWELVDELDLVGNAPRLAEEARELLTAPPCPAGETTLVLGGSQLALQIHESVGHAIELDRILGWEAAFAGTSWLDLTRLGSLRYGSELMNITIDPTFPGALGSFGFDDEGTPAAKRHAVRDGIWVGVLAGRDSAAVAGLDYAGSVRSDGWSRLPMVRMTNVGLEPGPHTLDEIIAATDDGVFMETNRSWSIDDRRLNFQFGCEIGYEIKNGRRGRMLRNPTYTGIGPKFWQSMDMLSSETVAWGTPNCGKGQPGQIGHTGHPAAPARFTNVRVGVHG; this is encoded by the coding sequence ATGAGCCACTTCGATGAGGCGGGCGCGGCGGTCCAGGCCGCGCTCGACGCCGGCGCCCGCTATGCGGATGCCCGGGTCATGGTCTGCCGCACCGAGTCGATGACGGCCCGCGACGGGGCCGTCGAGGATCTCGGCTCCGACGAGAGCGCCGGCTTGGGGGTTCGCGCCCTGGTCGGCTCGAGTTGGGGCTTCTACGCCGTTCCCGATCTCTCCGAGCCCGCGGCGCGCGCCGCGGGCCGCCGCGCCGCCCAGATCGCCGCGGCCAGCGCCCGGGTGGCCGGTCCGCCGGCCGAGCTGATGCCGTCCGCGCCGGTCACCGCGAGCTGGGCCAGCGACTGCGCGATCGACCCCCTGTCGGTGCCGCTGTCGGACAAGGGCGACCTGCTGGTCCGGGCCACGCTCGCGGCCAAGGAGGCGGGCGCCGACCTGGCCCAGGCGGGGTACGCGATCTGGGACACCCACAAGTGGTTCGTCTCCAGCGAGGGCCACCGCATCGACCAGCACATCCGGGAGTGCGGCGGCGGGGTGACCGCGAACGCCATCGGCGACGGTGAGGTCCAGCGCCGCTCCCTGCCGGGGCAGTACGGCACTCGCGGCTGGGAGCTGGTCGACGAGCTCGACCTGGTCGGCAACGCGCCGCGCCTGGCCGAGGAGGCCCGCGAGCTGCTCACCGCCCCGCCCTGCCCGGCCGGCGAGACCACCCTGGTCCTCGGCGGCTCGCAGCTCGCCCTCCAGATCCACGAGTCCGTCGGGCACGCCATCGAGCTGGACCGGATCCTCGGCTGGGAGGCCGCCTTCGCCGGCACCAGCTGGCTCGACCTGACCAGGCTGGGCTCGCTGCGATACGGCTCCGAGCTGATGAACATCACCATCGACCCGACCTTCCCCGGCGCCCTGGGCAGCTTCGGTTTCGACGACGAGGGCACCCCCGCGGCGAAGCGGCACGCGGTCCGCGACGGGATCTGGGTGGGCGTGCTGGCCGGGCGGGACTCGGCCGCCGTCGCCGGGCTGGACTACGCGGGCAGCGTGCGGTCCGACGGCTGGTCCCGGCTGCCGATGGTGCGGATGACCAACGTCGGGCTGGAGCCCGGGCCGCACACCCTCGACGAGATCATCGCGGCCACCGACGACGGTGTGTTCATGGAGACCAACCGGTCCTGGTCGATCGACGACCGGCGGCTGAACTTCCAGTTCGGCTGCGAGATCGGCTACGAGATCAAAAACGGGAGGCGCGGCCGGATGCTGCGCAACCCGACCTACACCGGGATCGGCCCGAAATTCTGGCAGTCGATGGACATGCTCTCGTCCGAGACGGTCGCCTGGGGCACGCCGAACTGCGGTAAGGGACAGCCCGGCCAGATCGGGCACACCGGGCACCCGGCGGCGCCGGCCCGGTTCACGAACGTCAGGGTGGGGGTGCACGGATGA